GTCTACCAATCTTGTGTTGGCAAAAAGAATGTCTTTAAAATTCAGTTCAGTAACTCTCCTGGTTATAAATTGATGTTGTATGGTAACTATCCAAATCAAGGTTCATCATACTGTTGTGTACCACCCTGTACTGGATGTACCATACCGACCAAGACTTGGTACAGAGGGCTTAATGAATCTCAGTATGTCAAATCGACTCTCGTACTAGGTGCACTGATACTGTATCAGAATATTACCTGTCCATGGTCTACCAAGATTGAGAATCTTGGTCCAAATAATAAAGCAGGATAGAAATATGTAGCCACAATGATGGAGAACATGACTGCAACAAAAGATAATGTCCTAAGCACTCAAGTAGATTGAGACATTAAAGTCAAAAGGTAAATTGAGGAAGAAACCACTGTTTTGCTAAATGTTCACTATGCTATTGTGGATGTTAACATCCAAATAAAACATGCATTTGTAAAACACAACCTGTTAAAACTAAAAGATTGAAGGATATATACTATCAAGGAGTTTGACATCAAACTGACTATTTTTTCATTGTCAATAGCTACTTTTTTCATCAGGCTTTCCAAAAACAATATAGATGGATATATTGCAGAAGAAAAGATTTTCTATGTCAAAATAGAAATATAAGCCTAAAATAAAGAGACAATCagaccccccttttttttttttttttttaaaaaaaggcaaTATAACAAAGCATGCTGCATCCAAATCAATATCCTTGTTGGATCTACTATCAGTTTAACATTGCTCATGTCCTAATAATCTCATAACTGTATTACACATATTTGTCTTCATTACACAACAGCCAGCAAACTACCTCTCATGGGCCCACAACAAATGCACTTTAAGTCAACAATGTTACATGTTTTTTTCCCTCGTATCCAGTTGTGTTTTGATCAATCACCCAAGGAAGGTTCAAAACCAGTTTAGGTTTCAGCCAGTCACATGAAGTTTCCGTTTAGGCAGTTTTAGTCAGAGTTTAAGTCAAAAAGACTAGGAATCCTCGGGTGTATGGTTTTGTTGGTTCAGATGGAAGGtgcaaaattatgaaaaaatttaaaattctattGAAAACAAGTGAATATAGTAGCAAATCATGCTAGACATCCATTTCAAAATTATATGTTATCCAATTGTTTAATAAATCCACTTATCTAATAAATAACTATGTATACATAGTTGAAAATAAAGTGCATGAGTATAAAACTGCATATAGACACGAACTTAACATGACATTTAGGATCATATTGTGTACAAAGTATCAACCACTATACTGCAATTTATAAAGTTTGAAAATAAGCCAACATACATCCAATTTGAGCTCAGATGCTCCACCAAAGAGGGGTAGAGAGGCTAGGTCAACTCTGTCTAGACtcatttctcttctttctttggcTAGGTCAAATCTCTCAGAAAACTCCTAAAAGATCTCTTAAACAAATCTGTACTCGATCTTAAGAGAATGGTCTTTGAAGGCTACGATTATCAATCACAGGTCAATAGTAGCATTTCTAGGCATTAATTATCTAACTCTTGAATAGAATGTGAACCATCCTGATCCCATAGTTAGAATTCAAAATGAAACTAATTGTACGTGGAAGTCATGATTTTCTTGTCTCTTCCattatattatttgatatttctactaattagtaaataaaatttatttaagctTTTTGCATCATTTATATCTTTTTTCTAGATCATaactaattaaaaatatttatgaatatatGGTAACACAtgaattatttcaaaaaattatcagcAAAAATTATATAGATGAGAAAAGTAACCTCTTCTTATGACtcaaatcaataaataaatatgCTCCAGAATTGATGTAATTGCACaaatataataaaagaaataACCCAAATCATACTCAAAGGAAATATAATTTCTAAAAGTAGCAGCATGATTGGTTTCAGCCATTTCTAGCTGAAATTTGACCCAAGCCAATTTCAACTGAAATTCCTTGTACTTAAGCAAGAGAATAACTAATAGATACCATGAATTACTAGAGGAAAAAAATCTTACTAAAGGGTATCCACTTCATGTTGAAAGGAGCTAACCATTCATTACATGACAATTAACTACATCCTGAAATAACAGCATCTCCAATTCTCAAAGAAATTGTTTTATCTATATAGGGGAAAACTGAATAATATGGAAGAGGACTAAAAACAGAATCATGACAATGGGCTACAAAATCAATCATGTCAGACAACCTAAAGCATTTGGAGGTTTCAGGATTTGGTAAACTACCAGCACCTTCAAGTTTCTGCTGGTATCCATGATGAAGATGTTGAAGATAGTATAGCTACTGTACTCTGAGCAAATACAAAGTGCCGAAGGTTGTCATTGTTCACAGATCATAGTTCTGACAGAGATGAATTtgctaaaagttttttttttctcagcATTATGATCAGGCACATGTGAAGCACAATCAGAAACCAGAAGATCAATTCTATGTACACCAAGATAATAACTAGCATAAGAGAACTTAAATCACTCATAGGCGAAGAGATCTGGCTCTGCTAATGTTTCTTAAAATGCAAAGCATCTCCAAAGAAAATAAGTACTACATATCAAGCAGAGAATCTCACATATAAATATATGAAATGCCAACATTTATTTGCCAAAAAACAAGCCAATCACAACTCCACCAATACAGCAAAAATTACCGAAGATGGCTAGAATTCTTATCTACATGCCTCGAAATAAACAAGATATTCAGTTCCATCGCAATCTATTCAGCTCTGTTAATATACACCTGCATGTTCCAAACCAAAACTCATCCATTACAACCCAGGAGCAGTAAAGAGAACAAACTCAAATATGCTAACAGACAGAAAAGTACCCGAATTCCGAGACTCCGGTCAAATCATGCAGAGAAAGAAGAAGCAGGCAAACCCAATAACTCAATACAGAATGCCATCAATGACTGGATCTTCCCATCTCACTTTCTCCGCATTGCTCTCGAAGTCACACACAGAAGAAAACCGACCAACCaatcgaaaaaagaaaaaaaaaagatcgaatTTTGCTACTCTCTTCGGCTAATCTTCCTCTTAATCGCCAAACTCTCCTTCCAAGCTCTACAACACCCATCTCTACTGTCCTGAACCCTGCGAATCATCCTCCGCAGATGGAGTCTGCTGGTGCTGCTGGTTCTGCTGCAATTGACCACTTCCAGCTCCACTCACTCCCCTTCCCTGCCCCATCTGCTGATAGAACTGACTCAAGGCCTGCGGGCTGAGAACCCCAATGTGCCCGTCCTGCGAAAGCCCAAGTTCCAGCCCTGGCAGCTGCTGCCCGTGCCCGCCAAGCAACGATGCGAAGCTCATCGCGCCGAGATTCCCTCCAGGCAACTCCAGCCCGTGCAGGCCCATCCTCTGCATGTAGCTTGAGTCCCCACCGCTGCCGAGATTTGATGTGGAAGGGGCGAAGCCGGAATTGAACCCGCTGATGGGCGGTGGCCACAGGCCGGGGTGGGAGCGGGCGAGGTTGGCGCCGAGCATGGCCCAATTAGGCCGGGGGCCAGCGGCTTGGCCAAGGTCGTCGAGCTTCTGGTGGAGGCCGGCAGGAGCAGAGGCGGCGGGGTGGGACATGGGGGCGGCGGCGGCAGCGGCGGCGAGGGCGGAGGCGGGGATGGTGCCGGTGCCGGTGGCGGCGATGATGGCGGGCTCGGCCTGCTGGAGGAGCCACTGGATGGTCTCGCCGTCGGACTTGTGGCCGAGCTCACGGGTGAGCTGGAAGATGCGGGCGGCGCAGAGGGCGGGCATGCGGATGCGGCGGCCGCGGCCGTCGACCTTGGTGTGGCGGTCCTTGTTGGAGCTGCGCTTGGGGGCGAGCTGCCGCCTTTGCTCCTCCTTCTCGGCGGCGAGCTCTCTCTCGGGGGCGTCTCTGGCCTCAGGTGTGGTGGTGGTGGGCTCCCTCTTGTCCGACTGGGGGAGGCCCAGGGCCTGGTGGAACCTGGGCACCTCTTGGGGCAACTTGGAGGAGCCCTTGGGATCCATGGCAGAGCAAAAAGGTGGGATTTTTACGCAAGAAAACAAGGAAAGATGAGATTTTGGGGAGATTgggttgagagagaaagagagaggagaagattGGAGTTGATACAAAGGGCTAGACTATCTTATCATaggtcttctcttctcttctcttcaccAGGTTTGGGCAGGGGAAGGGGATTGGAGTTGAAGGGCAGagacagagaaagagagaggaaaaaaataaaggaCCAAGATACCAACTTTCTAAATTTACTGCCTGTTTTCAAGTTTTTTTTGACAGTCTACAGTCTTTTTCCATTCTTTACCTGGCCTTGGGATCCatgagagaggggggagggaaaaGGTGGGTTTTTTTGGGGTTCTGGGTTCAAATCTAAATGGGGGAAGATTATGCTGGAGCTTGGAAGGGGAATGATGAAAAGGGCTAGAAATCCATGAATCTTTACTGGTTCTGGCAAGGGAATGGCTTGAGTTGAAAAGAACTTGGAAGGCAGAAAACATAAATATACACATAAAACtttttccaaaaaataaaaataataataaataataacaaCAATAATTGCTGAATAGATTTCAAAGGAGTTCAAGATAAATACTGAGATAAAGAGATAAACAGGATATTAAATTGCAAAATTTACTTTCTCATTTGAGCTCTATTTCACAACTTCCCCCTCTTTTTAAGGTGTTGGTTTCTTTTCATCCTTGACTTGTTTCTGGGGGCCGTCCTGACTCCTGACCCCCTATGACTGTTCATAAGACTCTTGTAACATCGCTTTCCCACATTCTATAGattggattcctctctctcttacCCTTCCTTCCACCCTGAGCTATTATTGCTTACAAAACTTGCAAGCGACTCACCTTAATAAGCATACACTTGGCAACATATTAGTGGCATATACGCTTGCTTGGTCACCACTATAGAACCATGATCAGAGGCGAGAGAGAGAATATCAAAAGGGAATATGGAGACCAACAACCACATGAAAATGAGGACAAGGAGTGGTTGCAGTTAGCAAAGTGGTTTTAATAGttaattaccaaaaaaaaaaaaaaatagtggtttTAATAGTTCAGTTTGGAGATCCTTTCAGAGCTGGGCTTGTTTTATTTTCCCTTGCTGGGGGGAGTGTCTGACAGTTCTATGGCCTCCTGGGTCACTGTTGctgtttttttctttgttttctatATTTCATGTGGGGCTTTGGAGATTTGCTTTGGAAGTGGTGGAGAACTGGCCTTCAGATGCAGCATGGGGTATTAGTGGGATATCACTATATGGCTAGTTTCCTGTTTGGTTTTCTGGAACAAGCTCATGGCTCTCTCAGTTAATACCAAAAACCAGCTTCAAGAAAATGACATCAAATCCTTTTATCATCTTTCCCAAGACAAAGATGCCTGACTCCCATGTGAaacttggaattttttttttttttttttttttgaaatccatGACATTATGCATGCCCATCTCTCTGTTAGGCAAGCAACattgggaaaagaaaaaaaagggttgTCTACAATTAAGTAGAGGATTTTGGTAGAGATCATAATTCATAATTGCCTTATTGTGCACTTGCTAGGAATTCACAAAGGTAAATTTGTAAATATTTCATACATCCTGGTAGCAAGGGGGTCATTGTGTTGGTTATTTTTCCTTCAACAATAGAATCACAAGTCAAGGAAGCTATATTGGACGCTTTCTCATAAGTCATGGATCAGGATTTTTTTAATTACATTTTTAACTTATAtgatatttgatttgatatattgAATTATTAGGTCATTCGGAATGTTTCTAAAAATAAAGGTCCTTGGCATTTGAAATACGGAATTGACAAGATTTGAATCCAATTTTGTAAGATTAGGATTCTTTCTTAAATCGCCGCCAACTTTTTGGAACAACAGATCCAATCTAAGTCCTtttaccaaataaaaaaaatatgaatcacATTTCAGCCAACTTTACTATTTAATGATTCTTAAAAAAAGACTTTGACTTATGTGTTTAGGTTTTTGTTGTTATCCCACCGTGTCTCATGCAATCTATAAATTGAAAACACAAGATATCCTTAATCACACCTTAGAAACATGTAGGACTATAAATAAGATAGATTTGGGTCGGATCGATCCATGTTGTATCCACATCCAAACTTAGTAAAAAACTTAAGTTGAAATTGAGGTTCCGATCCACCAAAATGAGTAAGATCTCTACTTGTATCCAAACTTGATTAATAATCGGATTTGAGTTTATTATGAGTTCTTTTAAGATTCAACTAGCACATGATTTTAGTGGGCTAACTGGCCAAGAAAGTATCATAATCTCATCAGCCTCCATATAACATATAGTTGCAGCAGATTGCAACAGGAAATGAGTATGATatagaaagtaaataaattaactTTGTAGAAAAAATCCAATCATTTTTGAGATAGGTTTACATTTATATTTACATTTAATtagtttaattaaaatataatctatcaattGAAATTTTGGAATTGGAATAACAATGGCAAGAGTTAAGAAAAACATACATGAGAAAAAGACATAAATCCAAATATAAAGAAAGGGAATTATTAAAAACCGTATAGCCAATTCTCTTTACATTCCTATATTTTTGTATCCGTGTTTGGATTTTTGGATTCAAACAAAGCTACATCTAAGTTCAGTCGAATAAGAAATCAATTCCTTTAGTAGAATCCAGCTTCAatacaataaaattatcaaaagttaGGTCGGATTATCAGGTTTTCGGTATCATTATACTTCTAAAAACACTTGGTCATCATCCaagtagattatatatatatatatatatatatatatatatatatatatatatataagcatgGAATCCATGATCAAATGAGAATGTCAAAAACCTAGCTCCCTAAATACAAGGCATGCCTCATCTGTTtctgaaaagatatttttttaatcctatATATTGCACCAATTGATGTCTCTATCCCATGAACTAGTCTGGAAAAGAAGAAATATAGGGATAGGATTGACCAAATTCTTTCCATCTCCTTTCCCCTTTCCGACCATGCAAGTGAGCTACAGGCCATATGTgatcccctcccctctctctctctctttcatacAACTGTTGCTGTGGAGAAGTCCTGTTTGTGAGGGTTGATAATTATGGTGGGAGTGGGCTAATGCGTTAATTGGGTCATGGACTAGTGGTCACGAGTGCTTACCATGATGGAGACAACTGAGGGGCCCCTTCTTGAAAGCCTCAAGTGGAGCTGTGGACATATCACTCCAGTTCACATGAATTCAGAGCATAAACAAAAGAATCTCACTTTATATGTTTTGAATGGCATCCTTGGTCGGCTTTGCGTATCTGTATGCATCATTTGGGTCTCCCTCCCCAATCTTTCTTTTCTAaagctttttgaaaataaaaagtgGCGCCGATCTCTATCAAGTATAACTCCTTGAGCCATTCAAATAAGATGGGTTGCAGCTTCATGAATTGAATTATTACTAATAGGTAatgtatactttttttttttttcccccaattAACACTCCTATAGATCATACATGCATGCAGTGGTAGCGTTCTTACCTTGAGGATACTATAAATAAAACTTTTAAAGGCAAAACTTAGAAGACTGTAACTTGTTTCTTATTGATCGATATTAAatagcatcaaaaaaattttgcataaagaaGAACTAGAGCTCAGCACATGtggtgcatgcatgcatgttaaactctccttttctttcattttttttcttaagagATGGCACTGCAAGTTTCGAGAGTTGAGAAACCTCGAGCATGCATGCTTTTAAATGCACATGGAAGGCTCCAGAATCGAACATGAATACAAGACTCCAATGCTTTCATATCATTTGTAGTAGAAGAGCAGATATCCAAAAAGAGAGACAAAACTTGTCATAACCAAAAGGAGACAAAGCTTGTCAAGTTACTATTAACTTTAAAAGATGAATAATTTTGAGTAGTGTATACTTGAAAATCTAGACTTGTGCAATAATTATCATATTGGTTGTCTCCTTCCTTTTCTCAGAAAACACTGAAGATGCTGCACAACCAAAATTATTGAAGCTGATTAAACTTACAAGATTTTCTAAAACTGATGCTACATATGATTTGTCAAAAGATTCTCTCCTATAAAACCTAGAACCACATGCAACCAACAGCTCTAATTAAAGATGTATTAAACCAATCCTTGAATAATTTGGGCAAAAGTGCATAGATCTTGCACCGCAGAGGCTTTGTCGTGTCACAGAGCATGGAGCTATGGTTGGCCCCATCTAGCAAGATAGGcttgatctaaattagatcaccatCCACCCTACCAAGAAAATTTTGACTTGACACCTTATTTATCTAGAAGTGATGCTACAACAGAAATAGGTTTTGGTGACGGTTTTTATTGCCTTTAGCGGCGATTATATTCACCGCTATTGTATTTACCTGCAAAAAGCAATTTGCCGTCTAAGGTAGTGTCGGGAAAGGTTTTACCGGCGATTAAGAACAGTGTCGGTAAAGGCCTTCTAATTGCCACAAAAGGTCAGAGCTTTTGGCGACAATTGTTTGCGACATTTATTTTTGCCATAATAGGGCATTGGGTAGATGAAGCTTGAAACACCTATTAAGGTAATTATAATCAccggaaaaaaaaatttaaattttaagctGGTAATTATTAATGCCGTAATAGGATGAGTCAATCAAcagttaaaatatatattatgataattataatcatcgaaaaaaaattttcaaactttaAACTGGCACATATTTATGCCGTTAAATTCTGTGAATATTACCTCTAAATCTAAGCTTTTGTAGCCGTAATAATTGccgttaaaatttaaaaaattgtatgttatataatttttttgatagaaagagtaataaagctagattaaaataaaaataagatatgaTCTATTAATATATAACTCCAATTATTTATACATATAGTTTAAATTCATTCTCTCAAATATTTGAGATAACTATAATAGGGATCAAGTCTGCATCAATCATTAAACATAGGCACATACTACTTAACAAAAACTCAAAAGCAGATGAAATCTCTTATCTGATATTCATTGAAATCATATAATCCCTCTCTGATATCTACTATTGTTGGTCTATTATTGTTGGTCAGCTTCTCAGATCAATAATAAGTATCCAAAAAGATTTCATATATTACTAAATTATGAAATTTGCAACAGTATAATTGATGCAATTACTCAAAAAGTTATAGTATAAGTTTTTTCAATTTGCATACAGATCTctgtttttaaataatatattacatCGAAACACACTTGTCAAAATAATACCCTTCCATTAAGAGCATTAGTTGAAGGAACTCatggtgcaaaaaaaaaaaaaagaccaaagAGAAAAACTGAAAGCTGAGAGATCTGAAATGCTGCtgaaaatccaactctaatttacTACAAAATGCTGCTTTCTATTCctgtaaaagaaaaaagaaaaaaaaattcagttttctccatttattatattaaaataaatttatatgctAAAGTAATTAGC
The sequence above is a segment of the Elaeis guineensis isolate ETL-2024a chromosome 7, EG11, whole genome shotgun sequence genome. Coding sequences within it:
- the LOC105048982 gene encoding transcription factor TCP20, producing the protein MDPKGSSKLPQEVPRFHQALGLPQSDKREPTTTTPEARDAPERELAAEKEEQRRQLAPKRSSNKDRHTKVDGRGRRIRMPALCAARIFQLTRELGHKSDGETIQWLLQQAEPAIIAATGTGTIPASALAAAAAAAPMSHPAASAPAGLHQKLDDLGQAAGPRPNWAMLGANLARSHPGLWPPPISGFNSGFAPSTSNLGSGGDSSYMQRMGLHGLELPGGNLGAMSFASLLGGHGQQLPGLELGLSQDGHIGVLSPQALSQFYQQMGQGRGVSGAGSGQLQQNQQHQQTPSAEDDSQGSGQ